Proteins encoded in a region of the Panicum hallii strain FIL2 chromosome 3, PHallii_v3.1, whole genome shotgun sequence genome:
- the LOC112884613 gene encoding protein RETICULATA-RELATED 5, chloroplastic-like has translation MPRFFKTSCPPCLRIPAAGTRDTTRLGASSLLPPIDRSFLRGLPPSQIPLNPPARTLPTLREAAMMAAEPSSAASAAADDLETLALDSSSSAAATASASTDPLLRPPPSQAAAGNHDAFVIDDFLEEDDFLPAPAPSVSRPLAPRADAAPPVFAKITVSDPKKHAEPSGGGAAGGVIPGSGSYFTYLITTRLAGGGGELRVRRRFRDVVALADRLAAAHRGLFVPARPDKSVLEGQVMQRHDFVSQRCAALQRYLCRLAAHPVVGHSPDLRTFLTEPGAIPAFQPEAPRYWTTTVNAAAPLVQAKAGRDLFGMFKGLKQTVVNGLVATKPPPVEQETDTEFLAHKARFEDLQQQLTTTSQQAEALVKAQDDLRETTGHLGMTLIKLAKFEREQATCNSLRRRAGEIHNFANSVLKMSRSQIKLNSEIVKHLGSIHEYLEAMISVSHAFTDRSNALHHVQSLSADLFSLHTRAGRLESSSARDMGHEWSTYQKVEGLKESIRAAEAAKSDALREYESIKENNKIEIKRFDKERRRDFIEMLKGFVVNQVSYSDHFANMWTKVAEETRGRVWEKLAAARVVYLGEAELEPDPDDRALELEIVRGLAGRCADAGRGLALALEVFPCDLQQQLDQFMDGRIDGRILKLYTSHWPQELWQQYEPLLNYCRDTGIKLIACGTPLEVKRTVQADGIRALTKAEREAYAPPAGSGFISGFMFSSGRSLIDKISSMDDSLFGTTSYLLEQTRVVDDYTISQIITKELNDGDRSRLLIVVTGASHVMYGPRGSGVPGRISKKVPKKDQVVVLLDPERQVIRREGEVPIADFLWYSAAKPCTRNCFDRAEIARVMSAAGRRPEALPQDLQKGLDLGVVSPEILQNFFDLEKYPVMAELIHRFQGFRERLLADPKFLQRLAIEEAISITTTLLAQYERRKGRFFEEIDYVLTDTIRGSVVDFFTVWLPAPTISILQFADDGSGQSLEFVRGLLGSLPDNAFQKNILGQDWSIKQRIAAVLVGGLKLASVGFISSVGAGVSSDLVYAARGIVKPSETVEAGRKRSPIWKSAAVYSCFLGTSANLRYQIIAGLVEYRLGESLVTYYNQPLIAGLLSFVARTLNSYWGTQQWVDLARYTGLQKIEEKPPSGEATTPPESAHLDGCTTEGYNLDDSSNNTNGSSGPS, from the exons ATGCCCCGCTTCTTCAAAACGAGCTGCCCCCCCTGCTTACGCATACCCGCGGCAGGGACACGCGACACCACCCGCCTCGgcgcctcctccctccttccGCCCATCGACCGATCGTTTCTACGCGGCCTTCCCCCGAGTCAGATCCCACTCAATCCCCCGGCCCGAACCCTACCTACCCTTCGCGAAGCAGCCATGATGGCAGCCGAGCCGTCgtcggccgcctccgccgcggctgACGACCTCGAGACCCTCGCGCTCGACTCGTCctcgtccgccgccgccaccgcctctgcCTCCACCGACCCTCTCCTCCGCCCGCCTCCCTCCCAGGCCGCCGCCGGAAACCACGACGCCTTCGTCATCGACGATTTCCTTGAGGAGGACGACTTCTTGCCCGCCCCGGCGCCCAGTGTCTCCCGCCCGCTCGCCCCGCGCGCCGACGCGGCGCCCCCCGTGTTCGCCAAAATCACCGTGTCCGATCCGAAGAAGCACGCAGAGCCCAGCGGCGGGGGTGCCGCCGGCGGCGTGATCCCGGGCTCCGGGAGCTACTTCACCTACCTCATCACCACCCGcctcgcgggcggcggcggggagctccGCGTGCGGCGGCGCTTCCGCGACGTGGTGGCCCTCGCGGACCGCCTCGCCGCGGCCCACCGAGGTCTGTTCGTCCCGGCCCGGCCCGACAAGAGCGTCCTCGAGGGGCAGGTCATGCAGCGCCACGACTTCGTGAGCCAGCGGTGCGCCGCGCTTCAGCGCTACCTCTGCCGCCTCGCTGCGCACCCAGTCGTCGGCCACAGCCCCGACCTCCGCACTTTCCTCACCGAGCCTGGTGCCATCCCCGCCTTCCAGCCCGAGGCGCCGCGATACTGGACTACCACGGTGAATGCTGCAGCTCCGCTGGTGCAGGCCAAAGCCGGGAGGGACTTGTTTGGGATGTTCAAGGGTCTGAAGCAGACTGTGGTGAATGGGCTGGTCGCAACAAAGCCTCCACCTGTGGAGCAGGAGACAGACACAGAATTCCTGGCGCACAAGGCCAGGTTCGAGGACTTACAGCAGCAGCTCACCACAACATCACAGCAG GCTGAAGCACTTGTTAAAGCACAAGATGATCTTAGAGAAACTACAGGTCACTTGGGCATGACACTGATTAAGCTGGCAAAATTCGAAAGAGAGCAGGCAACATGTAATTCCCTGAGAAGACGAGCTGGTGAAATCCATAATTTTGCAAATTCTGTTTTGAAGATGAGCAGATCACAGATAAAATTAAACTCGGAAATTGTGAAGCACCTG GGTAGTATCCATGAGTACTTGGAGGCGATGATATCAGTCAGTCATGCATTTACAGATCGCTCTAATGCTTTGCATCATGTGCAAAGTTTGTCAGCAGATTTGTTTTCCTTGCATACCAGGGCAGGAAGACTTGAATCTTCATCAGCAAGAGATATGGGGCATGAGTGGTCAACATATCAGAAGGTAGAGGGATTGAAAGAATCAATAAGAGCAGCAGAAGCAGCCAAAAGTGATGCACTTAGAGAATATGAAAGCATTAAG GAAAACAACAAGATTGAAATAAAAAGATTTGACAAGGAAAGACGCCGCGATTTCATCGAGATGCTGAAAGGTTTTGTTGTAAATCAG GTCTCATACTCTGACCATTTTGCTAACATGTGGACAAAGGTAGCAGAGGAAA CGCGGGGGCGGGTGTGGGAGAAACTGGCGGCCGCGAGGGTGGTGTACCTCGGCGAGGCCGAGCTCGAGCCCGACCCCGACGACCGCGCACTCGAGCTCGAGATCGTCAGGGGCCTCGCGGGCCGCTGCGCCGACGCCGGGAGGGGCCTGGCGCTCGCGCTCGAGGTGTTCCCCTGCGAcctgcagcagcagctcgaccaGTTCATGGACGGCAG GATTGATGGCAGAATCTTAAAGCTGTACACATCGCACTGGCCGCAGGAGCTCTGGCAGCAGTACGAACCTCTTCTGAATTACTGTCGTGATACTGGAATTAAGCTTATTGCTTGTGGAACGCCACTGGAG GTAAAAAGAACTGTCCAAGCAGATGGGATTAGAGCTCTCACAAAAGCCGAAAGAGAAGCATATGCCCCTCCAGCAGGCTCAGGCTTCATCTCTGGTTTCATGTTTAGCTCAGGCCGGTCATTAATAGACAAGATCTCATCAATGGACGACTCTCTGTTTGGCACTACCTCATATTTATTAGAACAGACAAGAGTAGTTGATGATTATACCATTTCCCAGATTATTACGAAAGAACTTAATGATGGAGATCGTTCACGGTTGCTAATTGTTGTGACGGGTGCAAGCCACGTTATGTACGGACCACGAGGAAGTGGTGTTCCTGGCAGGATATCTAAAAAGGTGCCAAAGAAAGACCAAGTTGTGGTACTGCTTGATCCTGAAAGACAGGTTATAAGGAGGGAAGGTGAAGTCCCTATTGCTGATTTCTTATGGTATTCAGCAGCTAAACCTTGCACCAGAAATTGCTTTGACCGTGCTGAAATTGCTCGAGTTATGAGTGCTGCTGGTAGGAGGCCCGAAGCTTTACCTCAG gatcttcagaaaggATTAGATCTTGGTGTAGTTTCTCCCGAGATATTGCAGAACTTTTTTGATCTTGAGAAATACCCTGTCATGGCAGAACTGATTCATCGATTTCAA GGTTTCCGAGAAAGATTGCTGGCAGACCCTAAATTCCTTCAAAGATTAGCTATTGAAGAAGCTATATCAATAACAACCACTCTACTAGCGCAGTATGAAAGACGGAAAGGAAGATTTTTTGAAGAAATTGACTATGTCCTCACAGATACTATAAGAGGATCTGTTGTTGATTTCTTTACAGTGTGGCTTCCTGCCCCTACTATTTCAATCCTTCAATTTGCTGATGATGGTTCTGGTCAGAGTTTGGAGTTTGTCAGAGGCCTTTTAGGATCATTGCCAGATAATGCGTTCCAAAAGAATATCCTGGGTCAGGATTGGAGTATAAAGCAAAGAATTGCGGCAGTGTTAGTTGGTGGTTTGAAACTTGCCAGTGTTGGTTTCATTTCTAGTGTTGGGGCTGGAGTTTCCTCAGATCTTGTTTATGCTGCCAGAGGAATAGTGAAACCTTCAGAAACAGTGGAAGCAGGAAGGAAGAGATCTCCTATCTGGAAGTCAGCAGCTGTTTATAGTTGCTTTCTTGGAACATCAGCAAATTTGCGGTATCAG ATTATTGCTGGTCTAGTGGAGTATCGGCTAGGAGAGAGCCTTGTGACGTACTACAATCAACCACTTATTGCTG
- the LOC112884757 gene encoding PRA1 family protein B2-like, whose product MASAPTPPPLLPVTNPAPGSSPATAGGSDAPIAQPAFRLFLSRVSDSARRSLSDRRPWGELLDRSAFSKPESVSDATSRLRRNLAYFRVNYAAVVAFALGASLLAHPFSLFILLGLLAAWCFLYLFRASDQPVVLFGRAFSDRETLLGLVGASFVLLFFTSVASLIISGLLVGGALVAAHGAFRMPEDLFLDEPNAAAGNSAAQGLLSFLGAPGSGV is encoded by the coding sequence ATGGCCTCCGCAccgacgccgccgcccctcctcccggTGACCAACCCCGCCCCCGGATCGTCCCCGGCCACCGCCGGCGGCTCCGACGCGCCGATCGCGCAGCCGGCCTTCCGGCTCTTCCTGAGCCGGGTCTCCGACTCGGCGCGGCGCTCGCTGTCCGACCGCCGGCCGTGGGGGGAGCTCCTCGACCGCTCGGCGTTCTCCAAGCCGGAGTCCGTCTCCGACGCCACCTCCCGCCTGCGCCGCAACCTCGCCTACTTCCGCGTCAACTACGCCGCCGTGGTCGCCTTCGCGCTGGGGGCCTCGCTCCTGGCGCACCCCTTCTCGCTCTTCATCCTCCTGGGCCTCCTCGCCGCCTGGTGCTTCCTCTACCTCTTCCGCGCCTCCGACCAGCCCGTCGTCCTCTTCGGCCGCGCCTTCTCCGACCGCGAAACGCTGCTGGGGCTCGTCGGCGCGTCCTTCGTCCTGCTCTTCTTCACCTCCGTCGCGTCGCTCATCATCTCCGGGCTGCTCGTCGGCGGGGCCCTTGTCGCTGCGCACGGCGCGTTCCGCATGCCCGAGGATCTCTTCCTCGACGAGCCCAACGCGGCCGCAGGCAACAGTGCTGCCCAAGGGCTTCTGTCCTTCCTCGGGGCACCCGGATCTGGGGTTTGA
- the LOC112884756 gene encoding exocyst complex component EXO70B1 produces the protein MAEDGEEKLLATVQHIVQTLGSSDTMTEDILKVFSNYDGRLSLDKLYAARAAAAAAASGGGGGGAGGIGGEHSMPASPPLPPPPAAAAAGVSAAGARPPVTSMERTVRTLDRQISQFVAMDRLIWADSADADAFLEAVDDLIGTVQELDAAGTNRALLDRADELLSRCMARMEDEFRALIERPDDAAPVVPGGFGSDASDEEDDFGGGDGYGDEPIPIAKPVTDYDVVIDALSPGSIANVHQIAKRMVDAGFGRECAEAYAEARRSFVDESVARLGIRPRTAEEVHTSAWEELEFDIARWIPAFNMVFRILIPSERRLCDRVFDGLAPFGDLAFIAAVRTQALQLISFGDAISSSSRAPERLFRVVDMYEAVRDILPDLDPVFSDPYSATLRAEVSTMCNTLGSSIKGIFMELENLIRRDPARVAAPGGGIHPITRYVMNYLRAACGSRQTLEEVMEGDLGANGGAPVAVDPDRPTSSLAVHIAWIMDVLHKNLDTKSKIYRDPSLASIFLLNNGKYIIQKVNDSELGVLLGDEWIKQMTTRVRRWSVDYQRTTWGKVTTVLQTGSPGIGGLPAKAMLQKLRMFNTYFEEIFATQSEWVIADEQLRVDIRAAVEDSVMPVYASLIAKLKSSPETGRDWFIKYTPEDVVARIRHLFEGAAK, from the coding sequence ATGGCGGAGGACGGCGAGGAGAAGCTGCTCGCCACAGTGCAGCACATCGTGCAGACGCTGGGGAGCAGCGACACCATGACGGAGGACATCCTCAAGGTCTTCTCCAACTACGACGGCCGCCTCTCGCTCGACAAGCTCtacgccgcgcgcgccgccgcggccgcggccgcgtccggcggcggcggcggaggagcgggggGAATCGGAGGGGAGCACTCGATGCCCGCGtccccgccgctgcccccaccgcctgcggcggcggcggccggggtgtcGGCCGCGGGGGCCAGGCCGCCGGTGACGTCCATGGAGCGCACCGTGCGCACGCTGGACCGCCAGATCTCGCAGTTCGTAGCCATGGACCGGCTGATTTGGGCGGACTCCGCCGACGCGGATGCGTTCCTGGAGGCGGTCGACGACCTCATCGGCACCGTGCAGGAGCTCGACGCCGCGGGGACCAACCGCGCCCTGCTCGACCGCGCGGACGAGCTGCTCAGCCGGTGCATGGCGCGGATGGAGGACGAGTTCCGGGCGCTCATAGAGCGCCCCGACGACGCGGCCCCCGTGGTGCCCGGCGGGTTCGGGTCGGATGCGAGCGACGAGGAGGACGACttcggcggcggggacggctaCGGCGACGAGCCGATTCCGATCGCCAAGCCGGTGACGGACTACGACGTCGTCATCGACGCTCTCTCACCGGGCTCCATCGCCAACGTGCACCAGATCGCCAAGAGGATGGTGGACGCCGGCTTCGGCCGTGAGTGCGCCGAGGCATACGCCGAGGCGCGCCGCAGCTTCGTCGACGAGAGCGTTGCGCGCCTCGGCATCCGCCCCCGCACCGCCGAGGAGGTCCATACCTCAGCCTGGGAGGAGCTCGAGTTCGACATCGCCCGCTGGATCCCGGCCTTCAATATGGTGTTCCGCATCCTGATTCCGAGCGAGCGCCGCCTCTGTGACCGCGTTTTCGACGGCCTCGCCCCCTTCGGAGACCTTGCCTTCATTGCCGCCGTGCGCACCCAGGCGTTGCAGCTCATATCGTTCGGCGACGCTATCTCTTCATCAAGCCGCGCTCCGGAGCGCCTCTTCCGCGTTGTTGACATGTACGAGGCTGTGCGTGACATCCTTCCTGACCTTGATCCTGTGTTCTCCGACCCGTACTCTGCTACACTCCGCGCAGAGGTCTCGACGATGTGCAACACACTGGGGTCCTCAATCAAAGGTATATTTATGGAATTGGAGAACCTCATCCGCCGTGACCCTGCCCGAGTTGCTGCCCCTGGTGGTGGCATACACCCAATCACTCGGTATGTTATGAACTATCTCCGTGCTGCGTGTGGGTCGCGGCAGACATTGGAGGAGGTGATGGAAGGTGACTTGGGGGCTAATGGAGGAGCGCCTGTGGCTGTTGACCCTGACCGCCCCACCTCATCGCTTGCTGTGCACATAGCATGGATCATGGACGTTCTTCACAAGAATTTGGATACAAAGTCTAAGATTTACCGTGATCCGTCACTTGCTTCTATCTTCTTGTTGAACAATGGCAAGTACATCATACAGAAGGTGAATGACAGTGAGTTAGGTGTTTTACTTGGTGATGAGTGGATCAAGCAGATGACAACTAGAGTTCGCCGGTGGAGCGTGGATTATCAGCGGACAACATGGGGCAAGGTTACAACTGTGCTGCAAACTGGTAGTCCAGGCATTGGTGGACTCCCAGCCAAGGCGATGCTGCAGAAATTGCGTATGTTTAATACATACTTTGAGGAGATCTTTGCGACACAATCAGAATGGGTGATAGCAGATGAACAGCTAAGGGTGGACATTAGGGCAGCAGTGGAGGATTCAGTGATGCCAGTTTATGCCTCTTTAATTGCCAAGTTGAAGTCTTCTCCTGAAACTGGGCGTGATTGGTTCATCAAATACACCCCAGAAGATGTTGTAGCCCGCATCCGTCACTTGTTTGAAGGAGCAGCAAAGTGA
- the LOC112887211 gene encoding dehydration-responsive element-binding protein 2D-like — MGVGPGRKEMGRAAAAPTSRATGTHQARVNGSANAKPGSGSRRSRSGQRGPGGPDNMRHNYRGVRQRPWGKWVAEIREPNSGRRHWLGTFSTPVDAALAYDRAAEAFLGNLAHLNFPADHAAAVTVATAAPAQWQPASCSPAPATTADVFEENEVKPLIDVAQGGAGAEVASQPQQQGASWLSPEPLLDDDPDDISMYIDFDAVDHMMPCYHGIKVEDCQPD, encoded by the exons ATGGGAGTGGGGCCGGGGAGGAAGGAAatggggcgggcggcggcggcaccgacGTCGAG GGCGACAGGAACGCACCAAGCCCGCGTCAACGGCAGTGCCAATGCCAAGCCAGGTTCTGGAAGCAGAAGGTCTCGGTCGGGACAGCGAGGGCCGGGTGGCCCAGACAACATGCGCCACAACTACCGCGGCGTTCGGCAACGCCCGTGGGGCAAGTGGGTGGCGGAGATCCGCGAGCCCAACTCCGGCAGGCGCCACTGGCTGGGCACCTTCAGCACCCCCGTCGACGCGGCCCTCGCCTACGACCGGGCGGCCGAGGCCTTCCTCGGCAACCTCGCGCACCTCAATTTCCCCGCTGACCACGCTGCCGCCGTCACCGTCGCCACAGCCGCGCCGGCGCAGTGGCAGCCCGCGTCCTGCTCTCCCGctcccgccaccaccgccgacgTCTTCGAGGAGAATGAGGTGAAGCCGCTGATTGATGTTGCGCAGGGTGGGGCCGGAGCGGAGGTCGCCagccagccgcagcagcagggcGCTTCTTGGTTGTCGCCTGAGCCTCTGCTCGACGACGACCCGGATGACATTTCCATGTACATCGATTTCGACGCTGTTGACCACATGATGCCTTGTTATCATGGCATCAAGGTAGAGGATTGCCAGCCTGACTGA
- the LOC112886806 gene encoding zinc transporter 5-like codes for MAKLQGALWCLLLALAVSLLPAPAAAECDCSEDAAGRDKARALRLKVVAIFCILAGGAAGAAVPALGRRVPALRPGTGLFRAVKAFAGGVILATGLVHILPAAFDALGSPCLADTGPWRRFPFAGMVAMLAAIATLVVDTIATGYFRRTVARKAAAVVDEPPAEPGRCGDGDLEGAADGHHGHAHGMSVLAPAPPAAGDDLVRHRVVSHVLELGVVVHSLIIGMSLGASDFPSTVRPLVPALTFHQLFEGIGLGGCIVQAKFRLKSVVAMALFFSVTTPAGVAIGIAISSVYDETSPTALVVQGLLEAAAAGILVYMALVDILAEEFMSARVQSRARLQLALNASLLLGAGLMSMLAIWA; via the exons ATGGCCAAGCTCCAGGGCGCGCTCTGGTGCCTCCTCCTGGCGCTGGCGGTCTCCCTGCTGCCGGCTCCCGCCGCGGCGGAGTGCGACTGCTCGGAGGACGCCGCGGGGCGGGACAAGGCGCGGGCGCTGCGGCTGAAGGTGGTGGCCATCTTCTGCATCCTcgcggggggcgcggcgggggccgcggTGCCCGCGCTGGGCCGCCGGGTCCCCGCGCTGCGGCCGGGCACGGGACTGTTCCGTGCCGTCAAGGCCTTCGCGGGCGGGGTCATCCTCGCAACGGGGCTGGTGCACATCCTGCCCGCGGCCTTCGACGCGCTGGGCTCGCCGTGCCTCGCGGATACCGGGCCGTGGAGGAGGTTCCCGTTCGCCGGGATGGTCGCCATGCTCGCCGCGATCGCCACGCTCGTCGTGGACACCATCGCCACGGGGTACTTCCGCCGCACGGTCGCCAGGAAGGCCGCGGCCGTCGTCGACGAGCCGCCGGCGGAGCCCGGGCGGTGCGGGGACGGGGACCTGGAGGGGGCCGCCGACGGGCACCACGGGCACGCGCACGGGATGTCCGTGCTggcacccgcgccgccggccgccggcgacgaccTCGTGCGCCACCGCGTCGTCTCTCAT GTGCTGGAGCTGGGCGTGGTGGTGCACTCGCTGATCATCGGGATGTCGCTGGGCGCCTCGGATTTCCCCAGCACGGTGCGGCCGCTCGTGCCGGCGCTGACGTTCCACCAGCTCTTCGAGGGCATCGGCCTCGGCGGGTGCATTGTCCAG GCCAAGTTTCGCCTCAAATCCGTGGTGGCGATGGCGCTCTTCTTCTCGGTGACGACCCCGGCCGGCGTGGCCATCGGCATCGCGATATCGTCCGTGTACGACGAGACCAGCCCGACGGCGCTGGTCGTGCAGGGGCTCCtcgaggccgcggcggccgggATCCTGGTGTACATGGCGCTGGTGGACATCCTCGCCGAGGAGTTCATGAGCGCCAGGGTGCAGAGCAGGGCGCGGCTGCAGCTCGCGCTGAACGCCTCGCTGCTGCTCGGGGCTGGCTTGATGTCCATGCTAGCCATCTGGGCCTGA